A single genomic interval of Chrysemys picta bellii isolate R12L10 chromosome 8, ASM1138683v2, whole genome shotgun sequence harbors:
- the LOC101936581 gene encoding F-box/LRR-repeat protein 21, with the protein MKRIRRTVKTENPILQAPQRSKKQKTFFYGSAFGKSHLQTLMDWGTLPLHVVLHIFQFLPLVDRARASSVCRRWNEVFHIPDLWRKFEFELNQPATSYLKSTHPDLIQQIIKRHADDLQYVSFKVDSSTESAEAACDILSQLVNCSIKTLGLISTAKPSFMNVSKAHFASALTVVFVNSKSLSSIKIDDTPVDDPSLKVLVANNSDTLKLLKMSSCPHVSPAGILCVADQCHGLRELALNYYILSDELLLALSSEKHVNLEHLRIDVVSENPGQIEFHTIKKQSWDALVKHSPKVNIVMYFFLYEEEFDAFFREETPVTHLYFGRAVSKAMLGRIGMNCPRLVELVVCANGLQPLDDELICIAERCKNLTAMGLGECEVTCRGFIEFVKMCGGRLTQLSIMEEVLIPDNDYNLDQIHSEVSKHLGRMWFPDMMPTW; encoded by the exons ATGAAGAGAATCAGGCGGACTGTTAAAACTgagaatccaattctccaagcACCACAAAGatcaaaaaaacagaaaacttttTTCTATGGATCAGCATTTGGCAAGTCTCACCTGCAAACCTTGATGGACTGGGGAACGCTGCCACTCCATGTAGTTTTACATATTTTTCAGTTCCTGCCTTTAGTAGATCGAGCACGGGCATCTTCTGTTTGCCGAAGGTGGAATGAAGTTTTTCATATTCCTGACCTGTGGAGGAAGTTTGAATTTGAGCTTAACCAACCAGCTACTTCTTATTTAAAGTCTACTCACCCTGATCTCATTCAGCAAATTATCAAGAGACATGCTGATGATCTGCAGTATGTCAGCTTCAAG GTTGATAGTAGTACTGAGTCTGCAGAAGCTGCCTGTGACATCCTTTCTCAATTGGTGAATTGTTCTATCAAGACATTAGGTTTGATTTCAACAGCAAAACCAAGTTTTATGAATGTCTCCAAG GCTCATTTTGCATCAGCACTGACAGTAGTTTTTGTAAACTCCAAGTCATTATCATCCATCAAAATTGATGACACACCAGTTGATGATCCATCTTTGAAGGTTCTTGTTGCTAACAATAGCGATACTCTAAAACTGCTAAAAATGAGCAGCTGTCCTCATGTGTCACCTGCTG GAATTCTTTGTGTTGCTGACCAGTGTCATGGCCTTAGGGAACTGGCTTTGAATTATTACATACTAAGTGATGAACTGCTGCTGGCTCTTTCAAGTGAGAAACATGTTAACCTTGAACATCTTCGCATAGATGTTGTGAGTGAAAATCCTGGACAAATTGAATTTCATACTATTAAAAAGCAAAGTTGGGATGCACTTGTTAAGCACTCCCCCAAAGTCAATATTGTGATGTACTTCTTTTTATATGAAGAGGAATTTGATGCATTTTTCAGAGAAGAAACTCCTGTTACGCACCTTTACTTTGGTCGTGCAGTAAGCAAAGCCATGTTAGGTCGTATTGGAATGAACTGCCCCAGGTTGGTTGAATTGGTGGTGTGTGCTAATGGACTTCAGCCACTGGATGATGAACTCATTTGCATTGCTGAACGCTGTAAGAACCTAACGGCGATGGGCCTTGGTGAATGTGAGGTTACCTGCAGAGGTTTTATTGAGTTTGTAAAGATGTGTGGAGGGAGGCTCACCCAGCTGTCTATTATGGAGGAGGTACTAATTCCAGATAATGATTACAACCTGGATCAAATTCATTCAGAAGTCTCCAAACACCTTGGAAGAATGTGGTTCCCTGATATGATGCCTACCTGGTAA
- the LOC101939228 gene encoding myeloid protein 1, translated as MFPLKLIVFAALVSIGAAGPWGMICAGNPSNKIRGCDRFGCGYYGTSLIGRTHRGVDVICKDGSTVYAPFSGTIERRVNPYRRNNAINNGIQLRGSGFCIHMFFIRPVTYRGQIKKGQKIGVMLQMQSIYPGITSHVHVQNCDRSNPTRNLWTLGVNSLRREVLSLFAFLNESRCKMLTLKLIVFAGLVSIVAAGRWAQICDGNTWNSIRGCDKYGCGYYGAPRNGGKHLAVDVICQDGSGVYAPFSGLIVRRIKPFGNNNAIDDGILLREVKSGSCIKLAFIRPLRSRGWIRKGSKIGIMMPMQSVYPGTISHVRIQNCDYSNPTGNL; from the exons ATGTTCCCACTCAAACTGATTGTTTTTGCTGCCTTGGTTTCCATTG GTGCTGCAGGACCATGGGGAATGATATGTGCTGGAAATCCTTCAAACAAAATAAGGGGCTGTGACAGATTTGGCTGTGGATATTACGGAACTTCATT AATTGGCAGAACGCACCGAGGGGTGGACGTAATATGCAAAGACGGATCAACAGTGTATGCTCCTTTTAGTGGCACTATTGAGAGACGAGTAAACCCCTATAGAAGGAATAATGCCATTAATAATGGCATCCAACTTCGTGGATCAG GTTTCTGCATACATATGTTCTTCATCAGGCCGGTTACATACAGAGGTCAGATCAAGAAGGGGCAAAAAATTGGAGTAATGCTGCAAATGCAAAGCATATATCCTGGTATAACATCTCATGTTCACGTCCAGAACTGTGACCGCTCAAATCCCACTCGCAATTTAT GGACTCTTGGTGTGAACTCTTTAAGAAGAGAAGTGCTTTCTCTTTTTGCATTTCTAAATGAGTCCAG GTGCAAAATGCTCACACTCAAACTGATTGTTTTTGCTGGTTTGGTTTCCATTG TTGCTGCAGGACGATGGGCACAAATCTGTGATGGGAATACTTGGAACAGCATAAGGGGCTGTGATAAGTATGGCTGTGGATATTATGGAGCCCCAAG AAATGGCGGAAAGCACCTAGCAGTGGACGTTATATGCCAGGACGGATCAGGAGTGTATGCTCCTTTTAGTGGCCTGATTGTGAGACGCATTAAACCCTTTGGAAATAATAATGCCATTGATGATGGAATCTTACTCCGTGAAGTAAAATCAG GTTCTTGCATAAAACTGGCCTTTATCAGGCCTTTGAGAAGCAGAGGCTGGATCAGGAAGGGATCTAAAATTGGAATAATGATGCCAATGCAGAGCGTGTATCCTGGTACGATATCTCATGTTCGCATCCAGAACTGTGACTACTCAAATCCTACTGGCAACTTATAA